Proteins encoded in a region of the Roseateles sp. SL47 genome:
- the kdpA gene encoding potassium-transporting ATPase subunit KdpA — translation MNSLATLNLVLFLGLVLLLAWPLARWITRLASGRLPAWMLAVERPFMRLAGIRPAQGMHWKQYALALLIFNFIGVLVVYGLQRFQDILPLNPQAMGAVSPDSAFNTAISFVANTNWQGYGGEATMSYLTQMLALTVQNFLSAATGIAVVFALIRGFMHKLSGHVGNFWSDICRITLWLLLPLSFVLALVFVQQGVIQNFDAYKNVQTLEATDYQTPRLGADGQPVNDDKGQPVMDAQRTTTQTLAMGPIASQESIKMLGTNGGGFLNANSAHPYENPTPLTNLLQILAIFLIPAALCISFGQLVGDWRQGVAVLSAMTVLFVAGVLVATPAEQAGNPLVAAQGVDIQASDLQAGGNMEGKETRFGISASSLFAVVTTAASCGAVNAMHDSFTPIGGAVPMVMMMLGEVVFGGVGTGLYGMLVFAILAVFIAGLMIGRTPEYLGKKIEPYEMKMSAVALLVTPIVVLAGTAVAVLTPLGTGSVANPGVHGFSEILYAFTSAANNNGSAFAGLSANTPFYNTLLGIAMWLGRFLMIVPVLAIAGSLAAKKKVPVGEGTLPTHGPLFVVLLIGTVLLVGLLNYVPALALGPVVEHLMLWTH, via the coding sequence ATGAACAGCCTGGCAACCCTCAATCTCGTCCTCTTTCTCGGCCTGGTCCTGCTGCTGGCGTGGCCGCTGGCCCGCTGGATCACCCGTCTGGCCAGTGGCCGCCTGCCAGCCTGGATGCTGGCCGTGGAGCGTCCTTTCATGCGTCTGGCCGGCATCCGGCCGGCGCAGGGCATGCACTGGAAGCAATACGCGCTGGCCTTGCTGATCTTCAACTTCATCGGTGTGCTGGTCGTCTACGGACTGCAGCGGTTTCAGGACATCCTGCCGCTGAACCCGCAGGCCATGGGCGCCGTCAGCCCGGATTCGGCCTTCAACACGGCCATCAGCTTCGTGGCCAACACCAACTGGCAGGGGTATGGCGGCGAAGCCACCATGAGCTACCTCACCCAGATGCTGGCGCTGACGGTCCAGAACTTCCTGTCCGCTGCCACCGGCATTGCGGTGGTGTTTGCGCTCATCCGCGGCTTCATGCACAAGCTCAGCGGCCATGTGGGCAATTTCTGGTCGGACATCTGCCGCATCACGCTGTGGCTGCTGCTGCCCTTGTCCTTCGTGCTGGCGCTGGTGTTTGTGCAGCAAGGCGTGATCCAGAACTTTGACGCCTACAAAAATGTCCAGACGCTGGAAGCCACGGACTACCAGACCCCGCGTCTGGGCGCCGACGGCCAACCGGTGAACGACGACAAGGGCCAGCCGGTGATGGACGCCCAGCGCACCACCACCCAGACACTGGCCATGGGCCCGATTGCCTCGCAGGAGTCGATCAAGATGCTGGGGACCAACGGCGGCGGCTTCCTGAACGCCAACTCGGCCCATCCCTACGAGAACCCCACACCGCTGACCAATCTGCTGCAGATCCTGGCCATCTTCCTGATCCCGGCGGCGCTGTGCATCAGCTTCGGCCAGTTGGTGGGAGATTGGCGCCAGGGCGTGGCCGTGCTGTCCGCCATGACCGTGCTGTTTGTGGCCGGTGTGCTGGTGGCCACGCCGGCGGAGCAGGCGGGCAATCCGCTGGTGGCCGCCCAGGGCGTGGACATCCAGGCCAGCGACCTGCAGGCCGGTGGCAACATGGAAGGCAAGGAAACGCGCTTTGGCATCTCCGCCAGTTCGCTGTTTGCCGTTGTCACCACGGCCGCCTCGTGCGGCGCGGTCAACGCCATGCACGATTCGTTCACCCCGATCGGTGGCGCCGTGCCGATGGTGATGATGATGCTGGGCGAGGTGGTCTTCGGGGGGGTGGGCACCGGCCTTTACGGCATGCTGGTGTTTGCCATCCTGGCGGTGTTCATCGCCGGTCTGATGATTGGCCGCACGCCGGAATACCTGGGAAAGAAGATCGAGCCCTATGAGATGAAGATGAGCGCTGTGGCGCTGCTGGTCACACCCATCGTGGTGCTGGCGGGCACGGCCGTGGCGGTGCTCACGCCGCTGGGCACGGGCAGCGTGGCCAACCCGGGTGTGCATGGCTTCAGTGAAATCCTCTATGCCTTCACCTCGGCCGCCAACAACAACGGCAGTGCCTTTGCCGGCCTGTCGGCCAACACCCCGTTCTACAACACCCTGCTGGGCATCGCGATGTGGCTGGGCCGCTTCCTGATGATCGTGCCGGTGCTGGCCATTGCGGGCAGCCTGGCCGCCAAGAAGAAGGTGCCGGTGGGCGAGGGCACCTTGCCCACCCACGGACCGCTGTTTGTGGTGCTGCTGATCGGCACCGTGCTGCTGGTCGGCCTGCTGAACTATGTCCCCGCGCTTGCGCTCGGCCCGGTCGTGGAGCACCTGATGCTCTGGACCCATTGA
- a CDS encoding type 1 glutamine amidotransferase, which translates to MRPVLILQHEPAQGPGYLLQCLRDHGLPVELLRPDLGDRPPAYAGNFCGLVLLGSDHSVHDRLDWIRRERLLLADALRLGRPVLGHCFGAQQLAQTLGATVSRNARPDIGWRDLWITPAARHLFDGQERLLSFNWHYDSFQLPAGATRTLFGLHGLNKGFALGPHLGLQSHLEVTDKGLREWCAQGRDELTQGHGPTVQTEQEILAELPERLARLRRAASAVYHHWIGHLDRSPVFARPRAA; encoded by the coding sequence ATGAGACCCGTGTTGATCCTCCAGCACGAACCCGCCCAGGGCCCTGGCTATCTGCTGCAATGCCTGCGTGACCACGGCCTGCCCGTGGAACTGCTGCGCCCGGACCTGGGGGACCGGCCTCCCGCCTATGCCGGCAACTTCTGCGGCCTGGTGCTCCTGGGCAGCGACCATTCGGTGCATGACCGGCTGGACTGGATCCGCCGCGAACGCCTGCTGCTGGCAGACGCTCTACGGCTGGGCCGGCCGGTGCTGGGGCATTGCTTCGGCGCGCAACAACTGGCGCAGACCCTGGGCGCGACGGTCAGCCGCAATGCTCGGCCGGACATCGGCTGGCGAGACCTCTGGATCACGCCGGCGGCCCGTCATCTGTTTGACGGGCAGGAGCGCTTGCTGAGTTTCAACTGGCATTACGACAGCTTCCAGCTGCCTGCCGGCGCCACGCGTACGCTATTTGGACTGCACGGCCTGAACAAGGGCTTTGCCCTGGGGCCCCACCTCGGGTTGCAGAGTCATCTGGAAGTTACCGACAAGGGTCTGCGGGAATGGTGCGCCCAGGGCCGCGACGAGCTGACACAAGGCCACGGCCCGACGGTTCAGACCGAGCAGGAAATTCTGGCCGAGCTGCCGGAGCGGCTCGCCCGCTTGCGCCGCGCGGCCAGTGCCGTGTACCACCACTGGATCGGCCACCTGGACCGCAGCCCGGTGTTTGCGCGCCCGCGTGCGGCTTAA
- the kdpB gene encoding potassium-transporting ATPase subunit KdpB, with the protein MTTQLKTMSTSIPAAARGDAAIAAPDGASGGPSGPSQGGAGPGGRSPRPQRDNSLWDPALVKPALRQSFAKLAPSVQLRNPVMFVVYAGSVLTTGLWLASFSQPALAGAEGPGFMLGIALWLWFTVLFANFAEALAEGRSKAQAASLRGLKAKTWAKKLEQPRHGSSWHPVNSDELRKGHVVLVEAGDLVPLDGEVIEGVASVDESAITGESAPVIRESGGDFSAVTGGTRVLSDWVVVRIAVNPGEAFLDRMIAMVEGAKRQKTPNEIALTILLVALTLVFLVVTVTLLPFSLYSVSSAGAGTVVSITALVALLVCLIPTTIGGLLSAIGVAGMSRLMQANVVATSGRAVEAAGDVDVLMLDKTGTITLGNRQASAFLSAPGMSEQALADAAQLASLADETPEGRSIVVLAKQRFNLRERELSSLQAHFVPFTAQTRMSGVDFGQADAPHRLLRKGAVDAIRRFVEAQGGQMPAQVSAVADEVARRGSTPLVVADLEAGRARVLGVVELKDIVKGGIKERFAQLRRMGIKTVMITGDNRLTAAAIAAEAGVDDFLAEATPEAKLQLIRDYQAEGRLVAMTGDGTNDAPALAQADVAVAMASGTQAAKEAGNMVDLDSNPTKLLEIVETGKQLLMTRGSLTTFSIANDVAKYFAIIPAMFLGAYPQLAALNVMQLHSPASAILSAVIFNALIIVALIPLALKGVAYRPIGAAALLRRNLWIYGLGGLIVPFVGIKIIDLLLVALHLV; encoded by the coding sequence ATGACAACACAACTCAAGACGATGTCCACCTCCATCCCGGCCGCTGCTCGCGGTGACGCAGCCATCGCTGCACCCGACGGTGCCTCGGGCGGGCCGTCTGGCCCCTCCCAGGGCGGTGCTGGCCCGGGGGGGCGTTCGCCACGGCCCCAGCGGGACAACAGCCTCTGGGATCCCGCGCTGGTGAAGCCCGCACTGCGCCAGTCGTTTGCCAAGCTGGCGCCCTCGGTGCAGTTGCGCAACCCGGTGATGTTTGTGGTGTACGCGGGCAGCGTGCTCACCACCGGTCTGTGGCTGGCCAGCTTCAGTCAACCAGCCCTGGCAGGGGCCGAGGGCCCCGGTTTCATGCTGGGCATCGCCCTGTGGCTGTGGTTCACCGTGCTGTTCGCCAACTTCGCCGAAGCGCTGGCCGAAGGACGCTCCAAGGCGCAGGCCGCCTCGTTGCGCGGCCTCAAGGCCAAAACCTGGGCCAAGAAGCTGGAGCAGCCGCGCCATGGCTCTTCCTGGCATCCGGTGAATTCGGACGAGCTGCGCAAGGGCCATGTGGTGCTGGTGGAAGCCGGTGACCTGGTGCCCCTGGACGGCGAGGTGATCGAAGGCGTGGCCTCGGTGGACGAAAGCGCCATCACCGGCGAATCAGCGCCGGTGATCCGTGAATCCGGTGGCGACTTCTCCGCCGTCACCGGCGGCACGCGGGTGCTGTCCGACTGGGTGGTGGTGCGCATTGCCGTGAATCCGGGCGAGGCCTTCCTGGACCGCATGATTGCGATGGTGGAGGGCGCCAAGCGCCAGAAGACTCCCAACGAGATCGCCCTGACCATCCTGCTGGTGGCCCTGACGCTGGTGTTCCTGGTGGTGACGGTGACGCTGTTGCCGTTCTCGCTCTACAGCGTCAGCTCGGCCGGCGCGGGCACGGTGGTGTCCATCACCGCCCTGGTGGCGCTGCTGGTGTGCCTGATCCCGACGACCATCGGCGGCCTGCTGTCCGCCATCGGTGTGGCCGGCATGAGCCGTTTGATGCAGGCCAACGTGGTGGCCACCTCGGGCCGTGCGGTGGAAGCCGCAGGCGACGTGGATGTGCTGATGCTGGACAAGACCGGCACCATCACCCTGGGCAACCGCCAGGCCAGCGCTTTTTTGTCCGCCCCGGGCATGTCCGAGCAGGCGCTGGCCGATGCCGCACAACTGGCTTCTCTGGCCGATGAAACGCCGGAAGGCCGGAGCATCGTGGTGCTGGCCAAGCAGCGGTTCAATCTGCGTGAGCGTGAGCTGTCCAGCCTGCAGGCCCACTTCGTGCCGTTCACCGCCCAGACGCGCATGAGCGGTGTGGATTTCGGCCAAGCCGACGCGCCGCATCGTCTGCTGCGCAAGGGCGCCGTGGACGCCATCCGCCGCTTCGTGGAGGCACAGGGGGGGCAGATGCCGGCACAGGTGTCCGCCGTGGCGGATGAAGTGGCGCGCCGCGGCAGCACGCCGCTGGTGGTGGCCGACCTGGAAGCCGGCCGGGCCCGCGTGCTGGGCGTGGTGGAACTGAAGGACATCGTCAAGGGCGGCATCAAGGAGCGTTTTGCGCAACTTCGCCGCATGGGCATCAAGACGGTGATGATCACCGGGGACAACCGCCTCACGGCCGCCGCCATTGCGGCGGAAGCCGGTGTGGATGATTTCCTGGCGGAAGCCACGCCGGAAGCCAAGCTGCAGCTGATCCGCGACTACCAGGCAGAAGGCCGCCTGGTGGCCATGACCGGCGACGGCACCAACGACGCACCCGCCCTGGCGCAGGCCGACGTGGCCGTGGCCATGGCCAGCGGCACGCAGGCGGCCAAGGAGGCCGGCAACATGGTGGACCTGGATTCCAACCCCACCAAACTGCTGGAAATTGTCGAGACCGGCAAGCAGCTGCTCATGACGCGCGGTTCGCTCACCACCTTCTCGATTGCCAACGACGTGGCGAAGTACTTCGCCATCATTCCGGCGATGTTCCTGGGCGCGTATCCCCAACTGGCGGCGCTGAATGTCATGCAGCTGCACAGCCCGGCCTCGGCGATTTTGTCGGCGGTGATCTTCAACGCGCTGATCATCGTGGCGCTGATCCCGCTGGCGCTCAAGGGCGTGGCCTACCGGCCCATCGGCGCAGCTGCGCTGCTGCGTCGCAACCTCTGGATTTACGGCCTGGGCGGCCTGATCGTGCCGTTTGTCGGCATCAAGATCATCGACCTGCTGCTGGTGGCGTTGCATCTCGTCTGA
- the kdpE gene encoding two-component system response regulator KdpE, which yields MSEPQPVALIVEDEPNIRRFVRLALEGEGWTVHDTTTVKQGLIDAGTRRPDLVVLDLGLPDGDGLEFLRDLRGWSSVPVIVLSARGAEEDKIAALDSGADDYLSKPFGVGELMARVRVALRRSQSRASEQQDPVFRFGDVEVDQAARRVKRAGQDVHLTPIEYRLLSHLIANAGKVLTHRQLLKAVWGPAHVEQNHYLRVYMGNLRQKLEAEPASPKHLLTETAVGYRLMQS from the coding sequence GTGAGTGAGCCGCAGCCGGTGGCGCTGATCGTCGAGGACGAACCGAACATCCGCCGTTTTGTGCGTCTGGCGCTGGAGGGCGAGGGCTGGACGGTGCACGACACCACCACCGTCAAGCAGGGCCTGATCGATGCCGGTACAAGACGGCCCGATCTGGTGGTGCTGGACCTGGGTCTGCCGGACGGGGACGGGCTGGAGTTCCTTCGGGACCTGCGGGGCTGGTCCTCAGTCCCGGTGATCGTGCTGTCGGCCCGGGGGGCGGAAGAGGACAAGATTGCGGCGCTGGACAGTGGCGCGGACGACTATCTCTCCAAGCCCTTCGGCGTCGGCGAGCTGATGGCTCGGGTGCGTGTGGCACTGCGTCGCAGCCAGTCGCGGGCCAGCGAGCAGCAGGACCCGGTGTTCCGCTTTGGGGACGTGGAGGTGGACCAGGCTGCGCGGCGTGTGAAACGCGCGGGGCAGGATGTCCATCTCACCCCCATTGAATACCGCCTGCTCAGCCACCTCATTGCCAATGCGGGCAAGGTGCTCACCCACCGGCAACTGCTCAAGGCCGTGTGGGGCCCCGCCCATGTGGAGCAGAACCACTATCTGCGGGTGTATATGGGCAACCTCCGGCAGAAGCTCGAAGCGGAGCCGGCCAGCCCGAAGCACCTGCTGACCGAAACGGCGGTGGGATATCGCCTGATGCAGAGCTGA
- a CDS encoding molybdenum cofactor biosynthesis protein MoaE, translating to MNLPRVRIQTEDFDLSAETLALRADDGGVGAVVSFVGTVRDAADGSPVTLMELEHYPGMTEASIEAMVDQAFQRFDIRAARVIHRVGPLEARAQIVLVLVSSRHRGQAFQACEFLMDYLKTQAPFWKKEHGPQGAHWVDARVTDDQALARWGIQAQGNGL from the coding sequence ATGAACCTGCCTCGCGTACGCATCCAGACCGAAGACTTTGACCTCAGTGCCGAGACGCTCGCCCTGCGCGCGGATGACGGCGGGGTGGGGGCGGTGGTGAGTTTTGTTGGCACGGTACGCGACGCCGCCGATGGCAGCCCGGTGACACTGATGGAGCTGGAGCACTATCCAGGCATGACCGAGGCCTCGATCGAAGCCATGGTGGACCAGGCTTTCCAGCGTTTTGATATCCGCGCGGCCCGGGTCATTCATCGGGTCGGCCCGCTGGAGGCTCGCGCCCAGATCGTCCTGGTGCTGGTCAGCTCCCGCCACCGCGGTCAGGCCTTCCAGGCCTGTGAATTCCTGATGGACTATCTGAAGACGCAGGCGCCGTTCTGGAAGAAGGAACATGGGCCGCAGGGTGCCCACTGGGTGGACGCCCGCGTTACCGACGACCAAGCCCTGGCCCGCTGGGGCATTCAGGCCCAAGGCAACGGGCTTTGA
- a CDS encoding DUF4118 domain-containing protein, whose product MTVDDDRPDPDALLAQLREQAEAEQRGRLRIYFGASAGVGKTYAMLQAARQLQSQGRSPLVGVVETHGRSETLALLEGLPRLPQLPLRQVAYRGRSLPEFDLDGALERLKGQPDALILVDELAHSNVAGSRHPKRWQDVEELLANGINVYTTLNVQHLESLNDVVGGITGVRVQETLPDTFFDRADEVVLVDTPADELLTRLKAGKVYQGAQAERAGQHFFRKGNLMALRELALRRTADRVENDVQAWRSNERIAQVWKTESAILCAIGPGDEAESVVRSAAQLAQQLAVSWHAVYVETPRLHRLADSHRERVLRAVRLAQDLGATTAVLAGQEPASALRDYAREHNLSKLVLGRGELRPWWRGRRDLATWLRTAAPELDLLQVGASRTQRSSDEASTPLLTDPVRYLRATVACALVAVVCWPLSWLVASDNIVMLFLLGVVGVALRLGRGPAVLASFLSVAFFDFFFIAPRLSFAVSDVQYLITFAVMLVVGLVTGQLTAGLRYEARVSADREARARGLFELTRELAGALQVEQVVATAEQQLAQQFGGRALIYVLDDDDQLQPSPGQATLHPGDAPDPGTARWALDHEQPAGQGTDTLPGSAWFYLPLRAPMRSRGVLALKAGEARTLLLPERRAQLDTAGRITGQALERVHYVAVAQQALLQIESERLRNSLLSALSHDLRTPLAALQGLAETLVQSLAPSQTILEPPSPGLLPLDGGPGDAHRSPDQRPSHNRDALEAARAIEQQSLRINAMVHNLLDMARLQSGGLKLNRQWQPIDEVVGSSLQLMGSALARHRVVLDIPASLPLVEVDATLLERVLANLLENAAKYTPPGSEVRVVGRTRHDELWVSVEDNGPGLPPGREEALFEKFTRGHNESHLPGVGLGLAISRAIMQAHGGRIWAERAGPAGGARFSFAVPLGTPPALPSFDEDESTGASP is encoded by the coding sequence ATGACTGTCGATGACGACCGCCCCGATCCGGATGCGCTGCTGGCCCAGTTGCGCGAGCAGGCCGAGGCCGAACAGCGCGGCCGCCTGCGTATCTACTTTGGCGCTTCCGCCGGTGTCGGCAAAACCTACGCCATGCTGCAGGCGGCGCGGCAACTGCAGTCGCAGGGCCGATCGCCGCTGGTTGGCGTGGTGGAGACCCATGGCCGATCGGAGACGCTGGCCTTGCTGGAGGGGCTCCCACGACTGCCGCAGTTGCCGCTGCGGCAGGTGGCCTACCGGGGCCGCAGTCTGCCGGAGTTCGATCTCGACGGCGCCCTGGAACGCCTCAAGGGCCAGCCCGACGCGCTGATCCTGGTGGACGAACTCGCCCACAGCAATGTGGCGGGTTCGCGCCACCCCAAGCGCTGGCAGGATGTGGAGGAATTGCTGGCCAACGGCATCAACGTCTACACCACGCTGAACGTCCAGCACCTGGAGAGCCTGAACGACGTGGTGGGCGGCATCACCGGTGTGCGGGTGCAGGAGACGCTGCCGGACACCTTCTTTGATCGGGCCGATGAAGTGGTGCTGGTGGACACCCCGGCCGACGAACTGCTCACACGGCTGAAGGCCGGCAAGGTCTACCAAGGTGCCCAGGCGGAACGGGCCGGCCAGCATTTCTTCCGCAAGGGCAATCTGATGGCCCTGCGGGAGCTGGCGCTGCGCCGCACGGCCGACCGGGTGGAAAACGATGTGCAGGCCTGGCGCAGCAATGAACGCATTGCCCAGGTCTGGAAAACCGAATCCGCCATCCTCTGCGCCATTGGGCCGGGGGATGAGGCGGAAAGCGTGGTGCGCAGCGCTGCCCAGTTGGCGCAGCAACTGGCAGTGAGCTGGCATGCCGTGTATGTGGAAACACCACGCCTGCATCGGCTGGCGGATAGCCATCGCGAGCGGGTCCTGCGCGCGGTGCGGCTGGCGCAGGACCTGGGCGCCACCACCGCCGTGCTGGCCGGGCAGGAGCCGGCCAGCGCGCTGCGGGACTACGCGCGGGAACACAACCTCTCCAAGCTGGTGCTCGGGCGGGGCGAGCTGCGGCCCTGGTGGCGGGGCCGCCGGGACCTGGCCACCTGGTTGCGGACGGCGGCGCCGGAACTGGACCTGCTGCAGGTGGGGGCTTCCCGCACCCAGCGCAGCTCGGACGAAGCCTCCACGCCCCTGCTGACCGACCCGGTGCGGTACCTCCGTGCCACCGTCGCCTGTGCCCTGGTGGCGGTGGTCTGCTGGCCGTTGAGTTGGCTGGTGGCCAGCGACAACATCGTCATGCTGTTCCTGCTGGGCGTGGTGGGCGTGGCGCTGCGGCTGGGTCGCGGGCCTGCCGTGCTGGCCAGCTTCCTCAGCGTGGCCTTTTTCGATTTCTTCTTCATTGCGCCCCGGCTGAGTTTTGCGGTCAGTGACGTGCAATACCTGATCACCTTTGCCGTGATGCTGGTGGTGGGCCTGGTGACCGGACAGCTCACGGCCGGGCTGCGTTATGAAGCACGGGTGTCGGCGGACCGCGAAGCGCGGGCGCGCGGGCTGTTTGAACTGACCCGGGAACTGGCCGGCGCGCTGCAGGTGGAGCAGGTGGTGGCCACGGCCGAGCAGCAACTGGCGCAGCAGTTTGGCGGGCGTGCGCTGATCTACGTGCTGGACGATGACGATCAGTTGCAACCCTCCCCAGGGCAAGCCACGCTGCATCCCGGGGATGCCCCCGACCCGGGCACCGCCCGCTGGGCGCTGGACCATGAACAGCCGGCCGGGCAGGGGACCGACACCCTGCCGGGCAGCGCCTGGTTCTACCTGCCGCTGCGCGCACCGATGCGCAGCCGGGGCGTACTGGCCTTGAAGGCGGGCGAGGCCCGCACGCTGCTGTTGCCGGAGCGCCGGGCGCAACTGGACACGGCCGGTCGCATTACCGGGCAGGCGCTGGAGCGGGTGCACTACGTCGCCGTGGCGCAGCAGGCGCTGTTGCAGATCGAATCGGAGCGTCTGCGCAATTCGTTGCTGTCGGCCTTGTCGCATGACCTGCGCACACCGCTGGCGGCGCTGCAAGGGCTGGCAGAGACGCTGGTGCAATCACTGGCGCCATCACAGACGATATTGGAGCCCCCATCACCCGGGCTCCTCCCGCTGGATGGCGGGCCAGGAGACGCCCACCGCTCCCCCGATCAAAGGCCGTCTCACAACCGCGATGCCCTGGAGGCTGCCCGCGCCATCGAGCAGCAATCGCTGCGCATCAATGCCATGGTGCACAACCTGTTGGACATGGCACGGCTGCAAAGTGGGGGGCTCAAGCTGAACCGGCAATGGCAGCCGATCGACGAGGTGGTGGGCAGCAGCCTGCAATTGATGGGCAGCGCGCTGGCCCGGCACCGAGTGGTGCTGGACATCCCCGCCAGCCTGCCGCTGGTGGAAGTGGATGCCACCTTGCTGGAGCGTGTGCTGGCCAATCTGTTGGAGAACGCGGCCAAGTACACACCGCCCGGCAGCGAGGTCAGGGTGGTGGGGCGCACCCGCCATGACGAGTTGTGGGTGTCGGTGGAGGACAACGGGCCGGGCCTGCCGCCTGGCCGCGAGGAAGCGCTGTTTGAGAAGTTCACCCGCGGCCACAACGAATCCCATCTGCCTGGTGTGGGGCTGGGGCTGGCCATCAGCCGTGCCATCATGCAGGCGCATGGCGGGAGAATCTGGGCCGAACGGGCGGGCCCGGCGGGCGGTGCCCGGTTCAGCTTTGCCGTGCCCTTGGGCACGCCGCCAGCACTGCCCAGTTTTGACGAAGACGAGTCCACCGGCGCCTCGCCCTGA
- a CDS encoding TorF family putative porin — translation MKTRLLTLFLMSSCLLHAAARAEGDTSPATQPNADATGETAATDAPAASAATAAPSPAPTAAPFTANIGLVSDYRFRGISQTWKRPAVQGGFDYADASGWYLGVWGSNVSGNSYNNGAGLEMDLYGGFKTAVAEGLTLDLGALAYVYPGARMNRAPGVPGGDHYDNVDLYAALTAGNFSGKLSVAATDYFGLDGTTAGYAYFSALTPAGNSKGSAYLDLNYGFDLGQGLTASAHLGHLWVRHYGDLSYTDWKLSLSKPIERLGGLTLSASLVGTDADKAFYQAGDAGGLRPKRLGNTGVVLGISRSF, via the coding sequence ATGAAAACTCGTTTGCTGACTCTGTTCCTGATGTCGTCCTGCCTGCTGCATGCCGCAGCGCGGGCAGAAGGTGACACTTCGCCCGCCACGCAGCCCAATGCGGACGCAACTGGCGAAACTGCTGCAACTGATGCACCTGCTGCAAGCGCCGCAACTGCCGCACCTTCACCCGCACCGACCGCCGCACCGTTCACCGCCAACATCGGCCTGGTCTCCGACTATCGTTTCCGTGGCATCAGCCAGACCTGGAAGCGCCCCGCCGTGCAGGGTGGCTTTGACTATGCCGACGCCAGCGGCTGGTATCTCGGCGTGTGGGGCTCCAATGTCTCGGGCAACAGCTACAACAATGGCGCCGGCCTGGAAATGGACCTGTATGGCGGCTTCAAAACGGCGGTGGCCGAAGGCCTCACCCTGGACCTGGGCGCACTGGCCTATGTGTACCCCGGCGCCCGGATGAACCGTGCACCGGGAGTGCCTGGGGGCGACCACTACGACAATGTCGACCTGTACGCCGCCCTCACGGCCGGCAATTTCTCCGGCAAGCTGTCGGTGGCGGCCACCGATTATTTCGGGCTGGACGGCACCACGGCGGGGTACGCCTATTTCAGCGCGCTGACGCCCGCAGGCAACTCCAAGGGCAGCGCCTATCTGGACCTCAACTACGGCTTTGATCTGGGCCAGGGCCTGACCGCCTCCGCGCATCTGGGTCACCTGTGGGTGCGCCATTACGGCGATCTGTCCTATACGGACTGGAAACTGTCGCTCAGCAAGCCCATCGAGCGCCTGGGTGGCCTCACCCTCAGCGCTTCGCTGGTGGGCACGGATGCGGACAAGGCCTTCTACCAGGCCGGAGACGCCGGAGGGCTGCGTCCGAAGCGGCTGGGCAACACCGGTGTGGTGCTGGGCATCAGCCGCTCGTTCTGA
- the pepA gene encoding flocculation-associated PEP-CTERM protein PepA, producing the protein MTLPLLSRKSPAFQHTLLALALAAASASASALPSFTWDPSTAGLNGSAFTADNLLISNYSTINFTGGNTFTEEGYLAISAAQLGGTSVLPAGLNSEYGLYIKFSGAGTISSGNPADVITSGELTSLNYTLYGFNGTSTYNYVGGTWTETASGEVALASGSLSWGNVATIPSGDGSTFNPSANAGLNINWLVDGFSSPTYLLGLTSFSNTTSQVTVTDTGFVISQGGGSINFASPVPEPASYAMLISGLAAVGFVARRRNRNSEK; encoded by the coding sequence ATGACCCTGCCTTTGCTCTCCCGGAAGTCTCCGGCGTTCCAGCATACCCTGCTGGCCCTCGCCCTGGCTGCCGCTAGCGCCAGTGCTTCCGCACTTCCTTCGTTCACCTGGGACCCGTCCACAGCCGGGCTGAACGGTTCGGCATTTACGGCTGACAACCTGCTGATCTCGAACTACTCGACGATCAACTTCACGGGCGGCAACACGTTCACTGAAGAAGGCTACCTGGCCATCAGCGCTGCTCAACTGGGCGGCACTTCAGTGCTGCCGGCTGGCCTGAACAGCGAGTACGGCCTGTACATCAAGTTCAGCGGCGCGGGCACCATCAGCTCGGGCAACCCGGCGGACGTGATCACGTCGGGCGAACTGACCTCGCTGAACTACACCCTCTATGGTTTCAACGGTACCTCCACCTACAACTATGTCGGCGGCACCTGGACCGAAACCGCCAGCGGTGAAGTGGCGCTGGCCTCCGGCAGCCTGAGCTGGGGCAATGTGGCCACCATTCCTTCGGGCGATGGTTCCACTTTCAACCCGTCGGCCAACGCCGGTCTGAACATCAACTGGCTGGTCGATGGCTTCTCGAGCCCGACCTACCTGTTGGGTCTGACCTCGTTCTCCAACACCACCTCGCAAGTGACGGTCACTGACACCGGCTTTGTGATCAGCCAAGGGGGGGGCTCGATCAACTTCGCGTCGCCCGTGCCGGAACCGGCCAGCTACGCCATGCTGATCAGCGGTCTGGCTGCTGTGGGCTTCGTGGCCCGCCGTCGCAATCGCAACAGCGAAAAGTGA